A window of the Sandaracinaceae bacterium genome harbors these coding sequences:
- the tsaE gene encoding tRNA (adenosine(37)-N6)-threonylcarbamoyltransferase complex ATPase subunit type 1 TsaE has translation MPLRNEEHTRALARALAGTLAPGDLLVLEGPLGAGKTLLASALVHALGVPEDEPVASPTFALVHEYDARHLVLHADLYRLSGPEEVEELGLLERREEGAVCVVEWGARFDDVLHPDARLTLAVTGESTREARVRAHTARGASLLALLQSLVG, from the coding sequence ATGCCACTCCGGAACGAAGAGCACACCCGCGCACTCGCGCGCGCGCTCGCGGGCACCCTGGCCCCAGGCGACCTGCTGGTGCTCGAGGGACCCCTGGGCGCAGGCAAGACGTTGCTCGCCAGCGCGTTGGTGCATGCCCTCGGCGTGCCGGAGGACGAACCCGTCGCGAGCCCCACGTTCGCCCTGGTCCACGAGTACGACGCGCGTCACCTCGTCCTTCACGCCGACCTCTATCGGCTGTCGGGACCAGAGGAAGTCGAGGAGCTCGGGCTGCTCGAGCGGCGCGAGGAGGGCGCCGTCTGTGTGGTCGAGTGGGGGGCGCGCTTCGATGACGTGCTGCACCCCGACGCGCGCTTGACGCTGGCCGTCACAGGCGAGTCCACGCGCGAGGCGCGTGTGCGAGCCCACACGGCGCGAGGGGCCTCCCTGCTGGCGTTGCTGCAGAGTCTGGTGGGCTGA
- a CDS encoding sulfatase-like hydrolase/transferase, whose product MPVPPDEPPADPPARDALGTRPDEAGRHDRASPPAGEGLAPPAVGVGSPPGAWLRAWLVGGLAATTVELAASLDGEVPFSASGALLVLGLFTLAAVLCAAVTAVLEALVAPGGLDRVSASARGALALRADEETRARRVSGRILSSAVATVALVFDVALAVALVVRTTRSDTWVPLASGLLALPAVGGALLVGLAVRRAFDTLPRVPTPRVLLASLALAALLLSALLVATHHETLSHLGAYALCAPTALVLVALAVFVRAPRGLRRPAPLGLALAVLAAATVVLSWRQPSARAFAGRATWSTGYLVAGLQSLSDLDRDGVASFPFGGDCAPLDATRNPLARELPGNGVDENCDGTDSVVEASPARAAESAFVPLSGVAPDLFLITVDALRADHLGFMGYRTHPTSPDLDAVAERGIVFERAYSQDSGTGPSLWSLMVGKTPFQVELVAEGFPPNYAESETTLAEHLKAAGYTTHARLCGSLFANVAWNLRRGFDEFDEVCHRRPRDLGPFVLESARALLAPPADDAAPGDLERAPRFVWLHFFDPHHPYVDHEAVRFGEQSIDLYDEEIHHVQAFVAEALRLVLDPAHTRPRYAVLSADHGENFGEHGRDPHARTLYREVTHVPLVFLGSDVLPRRVPEPVATGDVFPTLLNLAGVPTPSSATMESLLPTLLGGSPAPDRPIFQENSWSRPTHHVKALIRGRYHLIRDLTTDTVELYDMLADPRERNNLVDDELPEQRQLMQTLETFIGTTNVPEAYR is encoded by the coding sequence ATGCCCGTACCCCCCGACGAGCCACCCGCGGATCCCCCGGCGAGAGACGCGCTCGGAACGCGGCCCGACGAGGCCGGGAGACACGACCGCGCCTCCCCGCCGGCAGGAGAGGGTCTGGCGCCGCCGGCTGTGGGGGTCGGGTCGCCGCCCGGGGCCTGGCTGCGCGCCTGGCTGGTGGGCGGTCTGGCGGCCACCACCGTGGAGCTGGCGGCCAGCCTGGACGGTGAAGTCCCGTTCAGCGCGTCGGGCGCGCTGCTCGTCCTGGGGTTGTTCACCCTCGCCGCGGTGCTCTGCGCCGCCGTGACGGCGGTGCTGGAAGCGCTCGTGGCACCCGGTGGCCTGGACCGCGTCAGCGCGTCGGCGCGGGGCGCGCTCGCCCTCCGGGCGGACGAGGAGACGCGAGCGCGCCGCGTGAGTGGCCGGATCCTGTCGTCGGCGGTCGCCACCGTGGCCCTCGTGTTCGACGTGGCCCTGGCCGTCGCGCTCGTGGTGCGGACGACCCGTAGCGACACCTGGGTCCCGCTGGCGTCGGGCCTGCTCGCGCTCCCCGCAGTCGGGGGCGCGCTGCTCGTGGGTCTCGCGGTGCGCCGGGCCTTCGACACGCTCCCGCGGGTCCCCACTCCGCGCGTGCTCCTGGCCTCGCTCGCGCTCGCCGCGCTGCTGCTGAGCGCGCTCCTCGTCGCCACGCACCACGAGACTCTTTCCCACCTGGGCGCCTACGCGCTGTGCGCGCCCACGGCGCTCGTGCTCGTCGCCCTCGCGGTGTTCGTCCGAGCCCCCCGTGGGCTGCGGCGTCCCGCTCCGCTCGGGCTCGCGCTCGCCGTGCTGGCTGCGGCCACGGTCGTGCTCAGCTGGCGCCAGCCCAGCGCGCGTGCCTTCGCCGGCCGCGCCACGTGGAGCACGGGCTATCTCGTCGCGGGGCTCCAAAGCCTCAGCGACCTCGACCGCGACGGCGTGGCGTCGTTCCCCTTCGGAGGCGACTGCGCGCCGCTCGACGCCACACGCAACCCGCTCGCGCGCGAGCTCCCGGGCAACGGCGTCGACGAGAACTGCGACGGCACCGACAGCGTGGTCGAAGCGTCGCCGGCGCGCGCCGCCGAGAGCGCGTTCGTTCCATTGAGCGGTGTCGCCCCGGATCTGTTCCTGATCACCGTGGACGCGCTACGGGCAGACCACCTGGGCTTCATGGGGTACCGCACGCACCCGACCTCCCCCGACCTGGACGCCGTGGCGGAGCGCGGGATCGTCTTCGAGCGCGCGTACAGCCAGGACTCGGGCACGGGCCCCAGCCTGTGGTCGCTCATGGTCGGCAAGACGCCCTTCCAGGTGGAGCTGGTGGCCGAGGGCTTTCCGCCCAACTACGCCGAGAGCGAGACGACCCTGGCCGAGCACCTCAAAGCCGCTGGCTACACCACCCACGCGCGCCTGTGCGGTTCACTCTTCGCGAACGTCGCGTGGAACCTGCGCCGTGGCTTCGACGAGTTCGACGAGGTGTGCCACCGACGCCCTCGAGACCTGGGGCCGTTCGTGCTGGAGAGCGCCCGCGCGTTGCTCGCCCCACCCGCCGACGACGCCGCCCCCGGGGATCTGGAGCGCGCGCCGCGCTTCGTGTGGCTGCACTTCTTCGACCCGCACCACCCGTACGTCGACCACGAGGCGGTTCGCTTCGGAGAGCAGTCCATCGACCTGTACGACGAGGAGATTCACCACGTGCAAGCGTTCGTGGCCGAGGCGCTGCGCCTGGTGCTCGATCCTGCCCACACGCGGCCACGCTACGCGGTGCTCTCCGCGGACCACGGCGAGAACTTCGGCGAGCACGGCCGTGATCCGCACGCGCGGACGCTCTACCGCGAGGTGACCCACGTGCCGCTGGTTTTCCTGGGCTCTGACGTGCTGCCGCGGCGCGTGCCCGAGCCCGTCGCGACGGGCGACGTCTTCCCGACGTTGCTGAACCTGGCGGGCGTCCCGACGCCATCGAGCGCGACGATGGAGAGCTTGCTGCCCACGCTGCTGGGTGGCAGTCCGGCGCCCGACCGGCCGATCTTCCAAGAGAACTCGTGGTCCCGACCCACGCACCACGTGAAGGCGCTGATTCGAGGGCGCTACCATCTCATCCGCGACCTCACGACCGACACGGTGGAGCTGTACGACATGCTCGCGGACCCACGCGAACGCAACAACCTGGTGGACGACGAGCTGCCGGAGCAGCGCCAGCTGATGCAGACGTTGGAGACGTTCATCGGCACGACGAACGTCCCGGAGGCGTACCGATGA
- a CDS encoding methyltransferase domain-containing protein, whose protein sequence is MNFKLLFPTYRARERYIAATLDTLGRARGSADGAGKPFARGLDVGCGEGELHACLAEHAETLDACDVNAGDLARAATLNADLPNVRYTQVSGARLPYSDASFDLVTCLEVIEHVEQPLALVSELARVTRPGGTLVLTCPNHDFPVTYDPINHVRRRSRAPLPVGAYGYGHAWLVRREQAARWLNEAGFEVVQVTGLSGALAAAAELYVPGLLQRALKANAANSGAAATGNAKRSLHVRDRLPPRGLVALTDTLNALDARLLAPHAPSVGLAFVAERR, encoded by the coding sequence ATGAACTTCAAGCTGCTCTTCCCCACCTACCGCGCTCGGGAGCGGTACATCGCCGCGACCCTCGACACGCTGGGGCGCGCAAGGGGCAGCGCCGACGGGGCCGGCAAGCCCTTCGCGAGAGGGCTGGACGTGGGATGTGGCGAGGGTGAGCTGCACGCCTGCCTCGCGGAACACGCCGAGACGCTGGACGCCTGCGACGTGAACGCGGGGGATCTCGCGCGCGCCGCCACGCTGAACGCCGACCTCCCGAACGTGCGCTACACCCAGGTGTCGGGCGCGCGACTGCCCTACTCCGACGCGAGCTTCGACCTGGTGACCTGCCTCGAGGTCATCGAGCACGTCGAGCAGCCACTGGCTCTGGTGAGCGAGCTCGCCCGTGTGACGCGGCCGGGTGGCACGCTGGTGCTGACCTGCCCGAACCACGACTTCCCCGTGACCTACGACCCTATCAACCACGTCCGGCGCCGTTCGCGCGCGCCGCTGCCGGTGGGCGCGTACGGCTACGGGCACGCGTGGCTGGTCCGTCGTGAGCAAGCAGCGCGTTGGTTGAACGAGGCCGGGTTCGAGGTGGTCCAGGTCACGGGGCTGTCGGGCGCCCTCGCCGCAGCCGCCGAGCTCTACGTGCCTGGCCTGCTCCAACGCGCGCTCAAGGCCAACGCCGCCAACAGCGGTGCAGCGGCGACGGGGAACGCCAAGCGCAGCTTGCACGTGCGCGACCGCCTCCCGCCTCGGGGACTGGTGGCGTTGACCGACACCCTGAACGCGCTCGACGCGCGGCTGCTCGCGCCGCACGCCCCCTCCGTCGGGCTCGCGTTCGTGGCCGAGCGTCGCTGA
- a CDS encoding glycosyltransferase family 2 protein, translating to MSAPYHPVAVPTPSSSDALAGAAHVRGLSIVLPAHDEEASLAHVVRAALEVGAACADVCEVLIVDDGSRDGTSEVARSLASDDARVRVITHATNRGYGAALRSGFEQARLDWIFYTDADGQFDLDELPALLALLGRYDVVTGYRAERRDGPLRGFFGSTFSAAVNGLLGVSVRDVNCAFKVYPRSLFDDLRLHATGALIDAEMLSAARHAGLRIGELPVTHRPREAGLQSGARVDVIGRAVLEFVALALRHGAARRARALAQPTP from the coding sequence ATGAGCGCCCCTTACCATCCCGTCGCCGTGCCCACGCCTTCGTCCTCCGACGCCCTCGCGGGCGCAGCCCACGTGCGCGGGCTGAGCATCGTGCTGCCAGCCCACGACGAAGAGGCATCACTCGCCCATGTCGTACGCGCCGCCCTCGAGGTCGGTGCAGCGTGCGCGGACGTGTGCGAGGTGCTGATCGTCGATGACGGGAGCCGCGACGGGACCTCGGAGGTGGCCCGGTCACTCGCCTCCGACGACGCGCGCGTGCGCGTCATCACCCACGCGACCAACCGGGGCTATGGCGCGGCGCTCCGCTCCGGGTTCGAGCAAGCTCGCTTGGACTGGATCTTCTACACCGACGCAGACGGCCAGTTCGATCTCGACGAGCTCCCGGCGTTGCTCGCTCTGCTGGGGCGGTACGACGTGGTGACCGGCTATCGCGCGGAGCGCCGTGACGGGCCGCTCCGTGGCTTCTTCGGGAGCACGTTCAGCGCGGCCGTCAACGGTCTGTTGGGTGTCTCCGTGCGCGACGTCAACTGCGCCTTCAAGGTCTATCCACGCAGCCTGTTCGACGACCTGCGGCTGCACGCCACAGGAGCGCTGATCGACGCGGAGATGCTGAGCGCCGCCCGCCACGCCGGGCTCCGCATCGGCGAGCTGCCCGTCACTCACCGGCCTCGAGAGGCTGGCCTCCAGAGCGGCGCGCGGGTAGACGTGATCGGGCGCGCCGTGCTGGAATTCGTCGCGCTCGCACTACGCCACGGCGCCGCCCGCCGCGCGCGAGCGCTGGCCCAACCGACCCCATGA
- a CDS encoding M1 family metallopeptidase: protein MRTPVVTRVPLTPRGRRTLVVGRAHLVSFALLAFGVGVSASRGAAQRPSPAAEGSRALVTADEPRDRVDLRARLDPSTHRVEGSLTWRFTNRSRRAIEALYWHLYPNAFRAPERGGSVFLREGGTAIRRRALGREGHLELTSLALDDGTDLLARSTLDVGIPDDATQLQTSLPRPLPPGGTLTLRASFVTQLPEAVARSGFAGDFHMVAQWFPKLARLEPNGRWAHFPYHGMGEFYADFADYTLEVRVPVSLTVVAGGDARPAREEGGERVYHFEARAVHDIAFAAAPDLTVLERDAPAARGAVRLRVAHPPGYEHAAQAQLELTTAALQHMASAYGDYPYATLTVVVPPEAAVAVSGMEYPTLFVSSGPWWASARPSFGMGAAETCVHELAHQWFQGLVATDEVRHPALDEGLTSWAAMDFFQTRDGHASGGRVGRVTFDVFEVERSYSLPRVTPRSPLSAASDFDTDAYFRTVYVYVPLALESVARTWGRERLLRALGDYARAGRFQHPGPQELRAAFEREYGAWFVEDVFDAIFTRGCTLHTELSEPVSRCDASGCREELVARRRGCLPLPLQIEITSDEGTRRLPFPADVHELTVVVDPAHVHRVTVDPGRRNLSDPRRLDDVRVFPARASTPPTRGAGLSTRMLSLFQLLLSLGGP, encoded by the coding sequence ATGCGCACCCCCGTCGTGACGCGCGTGCCCCTCACGCCTCGCGGGCGTCGCACCCTCGTGGTCGGCCGCGCCCACCTCGTGAGCTTCGCGCTGCTCGCCTTCGGGGTCGGCGTGTCCGCGTCACGCGGCGCCGCGCAGCGCCCGAGTCCCGCGGCCGAGGGGTCGCGAGCGCTCGTCACCGCAGACGAACCCAGGGATCGGGTGGACCTGCGCGCGCGACTCGACCCTTCTACGCACCGCGTCGAAGGGTCGCTGACGTGGCGTTTCACCAACCGCAGTCGACGCGCGATCGAAGCGCTGTACTGGCACCTGTATCCCAACGCCTTCCGAGCCCCCGAGCGCGGAGGCAGCGTGTTCTTGCGCGAAGGGGGCACGGCGATTCGACGTCGCGCGCTGGGTCGGGAGGGCCACCTCGAGCTCACCTCCCTCGCGCTGGACGACGGCACGGACCTGCTCGCCCGCTCGACCCTGGACGTCGGGATCCCGGATGACGCCACCCAGCTCCAGACGTCGCTCCCCCGGCCGCTCCCCCCCGGGGGCACCCTCACGCTGCGCGCCTCGTTCGTGACGCAGCTCCCGGAAGCGGTCGCGCGCTCGGGCTTCGCGGGGGACTTCCACATGGTGGCGCAGTGGTTCCCCAAGCTCGCGCGGCTCGAGCCGAACGGACGTTGGGCACACTTCCCCTACCATGGCATGGGCGAGTTCTACGCGGACTTCGCGGACTACACGCTCGAGGTGCGTGTCCCTGTGTCGCTCACGGTCGTCGCGGGAGGAGACGCGCGCCCAGCACGCGAAGAGGGTGGCGAGCGCGTCTACCACTTCGAAGCGCGTGCGGTGCACGACATCGCCTTTGCGGCGGCCCCCGACTTGACCGTACTCGAGCGCGACGCACCCGCTGCGCGAGGGGCTGTGCGGCTGCGCGTCGCCCACCCGCCGGGCTACGAGCACGCCGCGCAGGCGCAGCTGGAGCTCACGACCGCCGCGCTCCAGCACATGGCGAGTGCGTACGGCGACTATCCCTACGCCACCCTCACCGTCGTCGTCCCACCCGAGGCGGCGGTCGCCGTCTCGGGCATGGAGTACCCGACCCTCTTCGTGTCGAGTGGTCCGTGGTGGGCCTCGGCACGACCCTCGTTCGGGATGGGCGCGGCCGAGACCTGCGTCCACGAGCTGGCTCACCAGTGGTTCCAAGGCCTCGTCGCGACTGACGAGGTGCGACACCCCGCGTTGGACGAGGGCCTCACCAGCTGGGCGGCGATGGACTTCTTCCAGACGCGGGACGGACACGCCAGCGGGGGGCGTGTGGGTCGTGTCACGTTCGATGTCTTCGAGGTCGAGCGTAGCTACTCGCTGCCTCGCGTGACCCCGCGCTCCCCGCTGTCGGCCGCGTCGGACTTCGACACGGACGCCTACTTTCGTACGGTGTACGTGTACGTGCCGCTCGCGCTCGAGAGCGTCGCGCGGACTTGGGGCCGTGAGCGCCTGCTGCGGGCGCTGGGCGACTACGCGCGCGCCGGGCGCTTCCAGCACCCGGGTCCGCAAGAGCTGCGCGCAGCGTTCGAGCGCGAGTACGGGGCCTGGTTCGTCGAGGACGTGTTCGACGCGATCTTCACGCGAGGTTGTACGCTGCACACGGAGCTGAGCGAACCCGTGTCGCGTTGTGACGCGTCCGGGTGCCGCGAGGAGCTCGTGGCCCGTCGTCGTGGGTGCTTGCCCTTGCCCCTCCAGATCGAGATCACGTCCGACGAGGGCACGCGGCGGCTCCCGTTCCCCGCAGACGTTCACGAGCTGACTGTGGTCGTAGACCCCGCGCACGTGCATCGCGTCACGGTCGACCCCGGCCGCCGCAACTTGAGCGACCCGCGTCGACTGGACGACGTGCGGGTGTTTCCGGCGCGAGCCAGCACGCCGCCCACGCGTGGCGCGGGTCTGTCCACGCGCATGCTGTCCCTGTTCCAGCTGCTGCTCTCTCTGGGGGGGCCGTGA
- a CDS encoding glycosyltransferase family 39 protein gives MSARKVAFSALSAATVALLVGAPLLLRRAEHGLDIAVTVRDPGGEFPVYHGYEPRPLFETKHRINAILVQRWNFRAHPLPRGRVPYRVTLDGTIEVPAGARWTIRPRHTRRNALRVASEAVDLDPGRHPLTLVLDAQFPDDAAIGLEFRDTTQPGSGYARVPVTALRPSHPLPLTRSPALPWVLWGTALLVACGVLLGTRDPERFRRRAGLAALLAILAFGLGARLFDYAAMPEYGENPDELFATWNGFQLLTDGGTRGWSLWADVYGDRVAVEQVDYFGLNPFAVIRPYLEHPPLLHLLAGAAAKLGGARTYLEARLTYTRLVPIALYVPSLLLLVAIGRQLFPRSRTPYLAALLYSALPTLIVQQRVIKEEALLTPLALLGVYLFLRWQADDDRRERFIWAAAFVTGLGALAKVPGAFFLPPLVLLFFLHGGIRPALVACAGGVLGLLPLALYGAYVDWDLFVFSTAHQASGRPAHWNIFPRFFADGLINHNLVGHGQVLFAWLGYALGFGKLDDARRSVLSLPPLVYLAALALSSGNWTFGWYILPVMPYVCLGAGHFLDDLLERPNLFGGLLLVGLLVMYGFNFMHELPWAMEPAGWSVLRKIITPFLLFALVPFVVAEAWPSRWTTGWARVTTAAGLLALLVNSAYFVVHYDALYETHRDFDRRTHFDR, from the coding sequence ATGAGCGCCCGCAAGGTCGCGTTCTCCGCGCTCTCCGCGGCCACCGTGGCGCTCTTGGTGGGGGCGCCCCTGCTGCTCCGACGCGCGGAACACGGCCTCGACATCGCCGTCACCGTGCGCGACCCGGGTGGCGAGTTTCCGGTCTACCACGGCTACGAGCCCCGCCCTCTGTTCGAGACCAAGCACCGCATCAACGCCATCTTGGTACAGCGCTGGAACTTCCGCGCGCACCCGCTCCCGCGCGGTCGCGTGCCCTACCGGGTGACGCTCGACGGGACCATCGAAGTGCCCGCGGGCGCGCGCTGGACGATCCGTCCCCGGCACACACGGCGCAACGCGTTGCGTGTGGCGAGCGAGGCGGTCGACCTCGACCCCGGGCGCCACCCGCTGACGCTCGTGCTCGACGCGCAGTTCCCGGACGACGCGGCGATCGGCCTCGAATTTCGCGACACCACGCAGCCCGGGAGCGGCTATGCGCGCGTCCCCGTGACGGCGCTGCGTCCCTCACACCCCCTCCCGCTGACCCGCTCGCCCGCCCTCCCCTGGGTGCTCTGGGGCACCGCCCTGCTCGTGGCGTGTGGTGTCCTGCTCGGAACGCGGGACCCTGAACGCTTTCGGCGTCGCGCGGGGCTGGCCGCGCTGCTCGCCATCCTCGCGTTCGGGCTGGGCGCGCGCCTGTTCGACTACGCCGCCATGCCGGAATACGGCGAGAACCCCGACGAGCTGTTCGCCACCTGGAATGGCTTCCAGCTCCTCACCGACGGTGGCACGCGCGGCTGGTCGCTGTGGGCCGACGTGTATGGGGACCGCGTCGCCGTCGAGCAGGTGGACTACTTCGGCCTCAACCCCTTCGCGGTGATCAGGCCATACCTGGAGCACCCTCCCCTGCTGCACCTGCTGGCCGGAGCTGCAGCCAAGCTGGGCGGGGCGCGCACGTACCTCGAGGCGCGCCTGACGTATACGCGCTTGGTCCCCATCGCGCTCTACGTGCCCTCGCTGCTTCTCCTGGTCGCCATCGGGCGCCAGCTGTTCCCGCGCTCGCGCACGCCCTATCTCGCCGCGCTGCTGTACAGCGCCCTCCCCACCCTCATCGTGCAGCAGCGTGTCATCAAAGAGGAGGCGCTGCTCACACCTCTCGCGCTCTTGGGCGTCTACCTCTTCCTGCGCTGGCAGGCGGACGATGACCGTCGCGAGCGCTTCATCTGGGCAGCAGCCTTCGTGACGGGTCTGGGGGCGCTGGCCAAGGTCCCGGGGGCCTTCTTCCTGCCGCCCCTGGTGTTGCTGTTCTTCCTCCACGGCGGCATCCGGCCTGCGCTCGTGGCGTGCGCGGGCGGCGTGTTGGGGCTGCTCCCGCTGGCGCTCTACGGGGCGTACGTCGACTGGGACCTATTCGTGTTCAGCACGGCGCACCAGGCGTCCGGGCGCCCCGCCCACTGGAACATCTTCCCGCGATTCTTCGCCGACGGCCTGATCAACCACAACCTCGTCGGACACGGGCAGGTCCTGTTCGCGTGGCTCGGCTACGCGCTGGGCTTCGGCAAGCTGGACGACGCGCGGCGCAGCGTGCTCAGCCTGCCTCCGCTGGTGTATCTCGCGGCGCTGGCGCTCTCGAGCGGGAACTGGACCTTCGGCTGGTACATCTTGCCCGTCATGCCGTACGTGTGCTTGGGCGCGGGCCACTTCTTGGACGACCTGCTCGAGCGCCCGAACCTCTTCGGCGGTCTCCTGTTGGTCGGGCTGCTCGTCATGTACGGGTTCAATTTCATGCACGAACTGCCATGGGCGATGGAGCCCGCGGGATGGAGCGTGTTGCGGAAGATCATCACCCCGTTCTTGTTGTTCGCGTTGGTCCCGTTCGTCGTGGCGGAGGCCTGGCCCTCGCGCTGGACGACGGGCTGGGCTCGCGTCACGACGGCCGCCGGTCTGCTGGCGCTGCTGGTCAACAGCGCATACTTCGTCGTTCACTACGACGCGCTCTACGAAACCCACCGTGACTTCGACCGACGCACCCACTTCGACCGCTGA
- a CDS encoding PAS domain-containing protein: MVAQPRSRVERRLLAWLMVRLGVALLILVGATALGTGRYAFTRDTIFALDVVLFASSTIGLAGLGRRAQSATALLLGMDLLVTTGLLWLTGAAASPLTFLYGLLTLAGAMVAGPRTALWVAGSSVVLFLGLSWSVLAGVVPTPPDQVEMLGTLSTVELATFTLSNVVGIGTVALLATNLALRVQTAGGQLADAERTVAELLRRNADIVRSLSSGLMTTDLSGRVDSMNPAAAAMFHSDPAPLLGLPAAQLLPLSEADDERTEGLATRPDGTTFPVGFREGPLMDAEGRVTGAVITFQDLTDVNKLKHAAAEAQRLAELGKLAASLAHEIRNPLTSISGSVELVRDSPTMDADDQRLLGIVLRETERLNNLVATMLRAVRPSVPQPLPVDVGAMCAEIVSVARMEAEDLGVRIALGDPEQEGAKFVVEADGDQLRQVLWNLLRNALQASQPGQTVVVSVVDGGDSVRMIVRDHGRGLDPEAREHLFEVFYSGRSHGIGLGLALVRQIVTDHGGSISAEDADDGAGGASFCVTLPKRRRGSDPSAAASQAERSA; encoded by the coding sequence GTGGTCGCGCAGCCGAGGTCACGAGTCGAGCGCCGCCTGCTGGCGTGGCTGATGGTGCGCCTCGGGGTGGCGCTGTTGATCCTCGTCGGTGCGACGGCCCTCGGCACTGGACGCTACGCGTTCACGCGCGACACCATCTTCGCGCTGGACGTCGTGCTGTTCGCGTCGAGCACCATCGGGCTGGCGGGTCTCGGGCGTCGCGCACAGAGCGCCACGGCGCTCCTGCTGGGAATGGACCTGCTGGTGACCACAGGTCTACTGTGGCTCACGGGCGCGGCCGCCAGCCCCCTCACGTTCCTGTACGGACTCCTGACGCTCGCTGGCGCGATGGTGGCTGGCCCCCGCACGGCGCTCTGGGTCGCGGGGAGCTCCGTGGTGCTCTTCCTGGGGCTGAGCTGGAGCGTCCTGGCTGGCGTCGTCCCGACCCCTCCCGACCAGGTCGAGATGCTGGGCACGCTCTCCACCGTGGAGCTGGCGACGTTCACGCTGAGCAACGTGGTGGGCATCGGGACGGTGGCGCTCCTGGCGACCAACCTGGCGCTGCGCGTGCAGACCGCGGGTGGGCAGCTCGCGGACGCCGAGCGTACCGTCGCGGAGCTGCTCCGTCGCAACGCGGACATCGTACGATCGCTCTCGTCTGGCTTGATGACGACGGATCTATCGGGGCGTGTGGACTCCATGAATCCGGCGGCAGCGGCGATGTTCCACTCCGATCCGGCACCCCTGCTGGGTCTGCCCGCCGCGCAGCTGCTCCCGCTCTCCGAAGCGGACGACGAACGCACGGAGGGGCTCGCCACCCGCCCCGACGGGACGACCTTCCCCGTAGGGTTCCGCGAGGGACCTCTGATGGACGCCGAGGGCCGCGTCACGGGCGCGGTCATCACGTTCCAGGATCTGACGGACGTGAACAAGCTGAAGCATGCGGCCGCCGAGGCGCAGCGACTGGCCGAGCTGGGGAAGCTGGCCGCGAGCCTGGCCCACGAGATCCGCAACCCGCTGACGAGCATCTCCGGGAGCGTCGAGCTGGTGCGGGACAGCCCCACGATGGACGCCGATGACCAGCGACTGCTCGGCATCGTGCTCCGCGAGACCGAGCGCTTGAACAACCTGGTGGCGACCATGCTCCGCGCCGTGCGCCCCTCCGTCCCGCAGCCCCTCCCCGTGGACGTGGGCGCGATGTGCGCCGAGATCGTGTCGGTAGCGCGCATGGAAGCGGAAGATCTGGGCGTGCGCATCGCGCTGGGGGACCCCGAACAGGAGGGAGCCAAGTTCGTGGTCGAGGCCGATGGCGACCAGCTGCGCCAGGTGCTGTGGAACCTGCTTCGCAACGCGCTGCAGGCATCTCAGCCGGGCCAGACCGTCGTGGTGAGCGTCGTGGACGGCGGCGACAGCGTGCGCATGATCGTGCGCGACCACGGGCGGGGGCTCGATCCCGAGGCGCGCGAGCACCTGTTCGAAGTGTTCTACTCCGGCCGCAGCCACGGCATCGGCCTGGGGCTGGCGCTGGTACGCCAGATCGTGACGGATCACGGTGGGAGCATCTCGGCGGAGGACGCGGACGACGGCGCGGGAGGCGCGAGCTTCTGCGTCACGCTGCCCAAGCGAAGGCGCGGAAGCGATCCCAGCGCGGCTGCCAGCCAGGCCGAGCGCAGCGCATAG